A segment of the Hallerella succinigenes genome:
AGCAATCCGTGTTGAGACTTCCGGGAATGTCGATGAAGGACAAAACGATAAAGACTATCGCAGAGATAATCGCCGTTCGCGAGCTCCGGAGTTTTTCCAGGTTCTCCACTAGGGCAAATCCCAAGCAGAACTTGAACAGGAGCGTGAAGGGGTATGCGCTCAATAAAAAATTCGGGGCGGGAATCCAAAACTGCAACGCATAAAGAACCGTCAAAACGGACAGGGTAACGATAGGCGCCTTTCGATAGACTTTGGCGAGGAGCGGATAGAGAAGATAAAGGAATACGATCGCTCCCACAAACCAGTCTCCGCAAAAGGCGTATGTGCTCACTCCGTAAAGCTTAACGTAGCCATCAAAACCGATGAGCGTAAGCAACAGCGTCAGAGGATGCGCAAGGGCAAAGGTGTTTCCGTCGGTCAACGCGTGACGCAATAGGCTAAAGGGAATGTAAAGGCTTAAAATCCAGAAGGGCGGGTAAATCGCCAAGGCTCGTTTTTTGTAAAAGCGCTGAAGGGAAATTTCCTTAGAAGGCGCATTCAACAAGTCCCCGTATTTCTTATAAAGTAACCCACCTGAAAGAATCAAAAAGATCGTGACAGCGACGTTTCCAAAATCATAGTTCGGAGTGGTGCAGAACAAGTTCATAACAGGAATCCCGGCGAAACCGTATTCAACAGCGAAATGGTAGGTGATGACAAACAGCATCGCCAAAATTCGCAGAACATCCAATTCCTGAATTCGCTTGATCATACTGGCAAAGATACAAAAGATCCGCAGCGCTTTAACAAAAATCCCGGGTCTTAAAGACTCGGGATTTTTGTATGTATTCAAAACCGCCGGCTAGGCCGGTGGTCCCGTTTAGCCTTCTGGCGTTCCATCCTCGACAAACAAGAAATCCTTTGGTTACTATTGAAATGCGGTCTGCCGGTAAGGACCTTCCGCAAGTGGCAGATCGACCAACGCGACGTGACGCGTGGCTAGTATCCTAGGGCTACGCCCGTAAAAGAAGAACCGCCGGCTATGCCGGCTATTGTAAAATTGCGTTTTTTTTATTTTTGTAAAAATTTATAGGTTTAGGCATGAAAAAATTATTTGCTTTGATTTGTCTGTTTTCCGCTTGCGTTTTTGCCGAAGGCTCTGCGTGGGAAACTGCTCCCCATTTCTCCACTTCGGAATCTGCAACTTTAGAATCCTCTGCGTCTGAAGCTCCGGCTGTGGAATCTTCGACGCTTGCCGCTCCTGTGGCAGAAGAAACTTTGCCTACCGCAAAACAAACTGCGCCGCGGATCGCGAACCCGAAGGAACACCGTGGCTTTTACAGTAATTTCGGTACGGGCTTTTCGTATGTCAATTTCCATACGGAACAAGTAGATGGCAATGACTACGAGGAAGCGAGCTTTAAGGGATTTACCTTCCCGCTTATGGATTTCCGCTTTGGCGTTGGCGTTGCAAATTTGCTCGTTTTTTATACAGAGTTCAATATTGCGGTTTATTCTGGCGAAGCAAATGATATCGAGATTTACTGTGATTCTTATGGGAATTGCGATGTCGACAAGGGTTCTGACGACAATTCGATTATGGCGCGTTCGTATATTGGTTTTGGAACGTCGATTTATCCGTTCCGCGATACAAGCTCTGCTTTGAATGGCTTCTTCTTGGGAGGATCGATTGGTTATGGATTAGATGCCGTGTATGGAGCTGATCTAGAATCTGTCGATTCCGAAGTGAATGTGGATTGGGGCTTTACGGTAGAAATTGGTAAAGACTGGTGGGTGAACGATCATCTCTCGATCGGTCTCAGTGCGGCGTATTTCCATGCGTCGCCGAAGGTCTATGTAACGGGCAGTGACAACGGCATTGACGGTTTCCACATCCTGTTCCGTTTGACGCGAGGCTAAAATGAAGACTCTCCTCCGAATGGGCCTTTGCGCGGCTCTGCTTTCCTCCGTCGCCTTTGCCCGTAATCCGCATGAGCACCGGGGCTTTTATTTTAGCGCGGGCATCGGTCCTGCTTATCATTCTTTTTCGGCAAGCTCTTCTTCGTCTAGCTATCGCTACCGCTGGAATGAGTATACTGCCGAATATGACTATTTCTGGGAATCGGAAAAAGAGGAAAATTCCTATAATGCGTTTGTCTTCCCGGCGATTGATTTCCGCTTTGGAAAATCCATCGGGAATTTGATTGCGCTTTACTCCACGTTTGATTTCATGTTTGACACGGACAACTGGGAATGTTTACGTGAAGAACAGAGCGATGTTTATGGAAAAACTTCAGAAAAAGCGGACTCAGAAAATTCGATCATGTTTTCTGGTGGAGCGGGCCTCGGGTTTGAAGTCTATCCATTTTTGAATCCGAATTCGGTGATGCGCGGTTTCCATATCGGGGAATCGACCTCTGTCAACGGGATGCTTCTCGATGCTGTCGGCGATGTCGGCGATAGGTCTGAATGGGGCGGTGTCTTTGTGGCCAATCGCATTAACGTAGGTATGGACTGGTGGGTGAGCGATACCTGGTCTTTGGGTGTTGAATTTTCTTATACCTATTTCGGTGTCATCGAAGTGGATTCCGACGATGACCCGGATCGACATTTGTTCCGTCTGATGTTCCGTTTCACACGCGGATAAATTTTTTTCAAATACAAAATCAAACAAAAAATCCCGGGTCTTAAAGACTCGGGATTTTTCAAATCAGAATGGGAAGTTAAAAATTAGGCTTCTTCTTCAGACTTCTTGGACTTCTTAGCCGGAGCAACAGCTTCAGCGATGGTAGTACCGTTTTCGCCCGGCTTGTGGGAATCCATCCAAGCCTTGAGCTCAGCGGATTCACGGTTCTTGAAGTAGTCCACCACAGAGAGATAGATCTTGCGGTTGTTCTGGTCGATTTCCGTCACAGCAGCCGGAACTTCGTCGCCGACCTTGAAAGCGTCTGCCGGAACCTTGATGTATTCGGCAGTGAGCTTGGAGACCGGGATGAAGCCTTCGAGACCGTTCGGGAGTTCCACCACGACACCACGGTCGAGGAGACGAACGATCTTGCCCTTCACTTCGGAGTCAACCGGGAAAGCCTTTTCGACGGAATCCCACGGGTCTTCGGTGAGGTGCTTCATGGAGAGGGAAATGCGACGCTTTTCCTTATCGACTGCGAGAACGACGCATTCGACCTTGTCACCCTTCTTGACCATTTCGGACGGGTGATTGATCTTCTTCGTCCAGGACATATCGGAAACGTGGATAAGGCCGTCAACGCCGTCCTTGATTTCGACGAATGCGCCGAAGGAAGCGAGGTTACGGATTTCGCCCACGACGCGTGCGCCCGGAGGAAGTTCGTCATCGATGTGTTCCCACGGATCTTCTTCGAGCTGCTTCAAGCCGAGAGAGATGCGTTCCTGTTCTTCTTCGACCTTGAGCACGACAGCTTCCACTTCCTGGCCAACGGCGAGAATCTTGGACGGGTGCTTCACGTGCTGAGTCCAGGACATTTCGGAAACGTGGATGAGGCCTTCGATGCCATCTTCGAGTTCGACGAATGCACCGTAATCGGTGATGGAAACGACCTTACCCTTCACGACCATGCCTTCCGGATAACGGGCGGCAACGTCCTTCCACGGATGCGGCTTAAGCTGCTTCATGCCGAGAGAGATACGTTCCTTCTTGTCGTTGAAGTCGAGAACCATAACTTCCACTTCATCGCCGAGCTTGACGATTTCAGACGGATGGCTGATACGCTTGTAGCTCATGTCGGTGATGTGGAGGAGACCGTCTACGCCGCCGAGGTCAATGAATGCACCGAAGTCGGTGATATTCTTGACGATACCCTTGCGGACCTGACCCTTGTCGAGAGTGTCAAGGACCTTGTCGCGCTGACTGTTGCGCTGTTCTTCGAGAACGACGCGGCGAGACACGACGATGTTCCTACGAGCCTTGTTGACCTTGATAACCTTGAGGTCAAAATCCTGACCGATGAGGGCGTTGATGTCCGGGATCTGACGGAGGTCGATCTGGGAGCCCGGAAGGAAGGCGTCGATACCGAAGAGGTCTACAACCACGCCGCCCTTGATACGCTTCGTGAGCGTACCGCGAACAATTTCATTGTTTTCGAAAGCCTGGTGAATACGTTCCCAAACGCGCACGAAGTCGGCCTTCTGCTTGGAGAGAACGAGACGGCCGTCGTCGTCTTCGAGCTTTTCGATGAAAACTTCGATTTCGGAACCGACTTCAGGAATTTCGCCTTCCTTGAATTCGTTGCGAGAGATAACGCCTTCGGACTTGAAGTTCACGTCGACGAGCACTTCCTGATCGTTCACCTGGCTGATCTTGCCGGTGACAACCTTGCCCGCTTCGAGGCCTTCCATACCAGCATAAGCTTCTGCGGCTTCGTTCGTGCCGATGGAACCGAGTTCCTTTTCAGCTTCGAGAATTTCTTGGAGGTCTGCGTCTGTACCGAATTTGAGTTTTGTAGACATATATTAATTGGGTTGTGGAAAAGGGATCGAGGCTACGCCACTACACCTACGCGGTCTTCGATCTTCTTTACCTGTTGTTCAATTGAGAGTTGTGTAGTGTCAATTTCGATGGCATCGTCCGCCTTTTTGAGCGGAGCGGTTGCGCGGCTGGAATCGATCCGGTCGCGTTCTGCCAAATTCTTCTCGATTTCTTCGAGCGTCATCGCAATGCCTTTCTGCAGGCATTCCTGGTAGCGACGTTCAGCGCGAACCTTCAGGTCCGTGACGAGGAAGAACTTAAAATCAGCGTTGGGGAATACGACTGTACCGATGTCACGGCCGTCGAGAATGCAACTGCGTTCGCCCGCGATTTCTCGCTGCCACTGGGTGAGGACGGACCTGACCTCGGGGATCGCGCTGTACGGGCTAACTGCTTCGGAAACCTGCTTGCCGCGGATTTCCTTTTCACGGTTAATGCCGTTGATGACGATCTGGTTATTGTTGTCAAAGCGAATCTTGGTGGACTGGAGGAGCTGGTCGATGCCCGCCTTGTTGGTCGGTGCAACGCCCTTTTCGAGAGCCGCGAACGTAATGGCGCGGTACATGGCCCCGGTATCCAAATAGGTAATGCCGAGATCCTTTGCGACGATCTTTGCAGTTGTGCTTTTGCCGGTTCCGCTCGGACCGTCGATGGCGATAATGATATGTTTTTTCGTATTCAAGATTTGCCAAATATAGCTATTTGGCTGTCGAATTCAACTTTAGAAGTCGGAAGTAGCACCGCTTTCGTCCGGTCCATAGTAACCGTCTTCTTCGATATTCGAATTTTCCGGTTCAAAGACCTGGGACTGTTCGCTTTCGGACGAATAGGAATTGTCGGAAGAGTCAGAAGCTCCTGAGGATTCTTCGGGCGTATAGGTTGCTGTCGTTTCGATTTCTTCTGGTGCGCGGAGTTCGCCCGTGCTGCCATATTTACGCTTTTCGTCTTCGGTCAACTTGTTCGTGATGACTTCGACTTCCGGTTCCTGGTTCGCCTGCTCTTCTTCGCCTGCCATGATGCGTTGACCGCGTTCTAAGGTCCGCTTGATTCGTTCCTGACGCATCTGTTCGAGATTCGAACCGACCTTCTTTTCGTCTTCCGAAACGATGTACTTCTTGTTGAAGTCGTCGAGAACTTCCTTGATGCCGATCAGACGGCCCTTACCGTCGACCTTCCACGGCATGCGCTTCAATGCGGAAATGCGGAGACGGCTTGCGGCGACGCGGTATTCTTCTTTCATCAGACCGTTTTCGTCCGTAATTTCCTCCGCTTCGTCTGCAGTTACGAACTTCAGGGCTTCCGGCCAGTGTTCCGCCTGGGAATTGACGGTGAAGCCGACAAGTGCGTCGTTGATTGCAGTCGGATCGTCAGACTGGACACCTGCGCATCCGACAAGACAAGCCAAAATCAAACCCAATGCCATCTTTTTCATCTCAAATCCTCCGAGATAATAATTTGGATAAAAAATATAAACAAATTGCGGAACTATTTGAAACGGTTTTTTAAAAGTTACAGATTCTCCGCATAATGGAATTTCTATCATTGGACTCATGAGCGAAATCTGTGAAAATACCGATATTCATCGAATTACGCGTGCCGATGGCAAGGAATTCATCTTGGTCGGGACGGCGCACATTTCCCAGGAATCGAAGGATTTGGTCGCAAAAGCGATTTCGGAGGTGCATCCGGATACCGTTTGTGTGGAACTGGACGAAGGCCGTCTCAAGTCCCTTGAAGATCCGGATCGCTGGAAAAAGACCGATTTGCGCAAGATTATCCGTGAACACCAGCTCGGCACTCTGATCGCCAACCTCGTTCTCGGTTCTTATCAAAAGAGAATGGGTCTGCAGACAGGAGTCCGCCCGGGCGCGGAACTCTACGGCGCCATTCTGAATGCGCGAGAAGCAAACATTCCGACCCTTCTCGCTGATCGAGACATTAAGGTGACGCTCCGCCGTACCTGGAGCTGCACTCCGTGGTACCGCAAGTTTTCGCTAATCGCTTCGCTTTTTGCAAGCCTTTTCGATAAAACGGAAGTTTCGGAAGAAGAACTCCGCAAGATAAAGTCGCAGGATTCCCTTTCGACGATGATGCAGGAATTCGGCAAGACCTTCCCCGAAGTAAAGACCGTCTTGATTGATGAACGCGACCAGTACCTGGCGAGCCGAATTCGGAACGCTCCGGGTAATCGTGTACTTGCGGTCGTGGGCGCAGGCCATATTACGGGCATTCGGAAGATCATTGAAGAAGATAGTTCGTTGCCGTCCGAAGAATCCCTTTGTGAAATCAAGCCGCCCTCATCGTTGTTCAAGATTATCGGCTGGACGATTACCGCGGCGATCATCCTTTCGGTCGTGTTTGTGGGCTTCCAGTCCGGACTTGAAAAAGCGGGCGAGCTTACGCTCAACTGGTTCTTGTTCACGGGCGGTGGTGCGATGCTCGGTGCGATCGTTGCAGGCGCACATCCGCTTGCGATGCTCACCGCCTTGGTGATGGCGCCTTTTACGGGCCTTACTCCGCTGATCGGTGTGGGCTTCTTTGTCGCGCTTGTGCAGGTTTACATGCGACCGCCGCGGGTTTCGGAATTTGAAACGGTGTCCGTAGATATTTGGAAAGTTTCCCGCTGGTGGCGCAACCGTGTGACCCGTGTGATTCTTTGTTTTTTGCTTCCGGGATTCCCGGCGATCATCGGCAAAATCATTGCACTCGTTGGAATTTATAAAGCATTTTAATGCATTGCGAACCCTATCAACTTTGTATATTTTCCTTGTAATAGGAAGGAGCGTTTATGAACCTTGAAAATCTGGACACCTTGTCCCAAAAAATCCAGTCGATTCTTGAAGCGAATCGCCGTTTGAGGGCCGAAAAGGCCGCCGCAGAACAGAAGGTTGCGGAAAAGTGCGCAGAAATCGAATCCCTTCAATCCGAAATTTCGAGCAAGTCCTCGGAGATTGACTCCCTTCAGGGTGAAATCGCTTCGAAAAATTCGGAACTCGGTCAAAAACAGGCGACGATCGACAGTACTTTGAAGGATTATGAATCGGTACGCTCGGAACTCGACCAGATTTCTTCTGAATTGGACAACAAGATTTGCGAAATCGAAACCTTGAATGCAAAGATTCAGGAACGCGACACCGAAATTGAAACCCTCAAGGCTAACGTCGCCGAAAAGGATGCAAAGATCGAAGAAATGGAAAATGTCGTGAGCGAACAGGACAGCGAAATTCAGTCTGCTCAGGAAAAGTTCCAGGACCTCCTTTCGACCATCGAAAATGAACTCGGCACGGAAATCCAGGTTACGGCTCCGGAAGAATCCGAAACCGCGGAAGAATCTCAGGAAGCTGCCGAAGAAGATGTGAACCAGGATCAACCGAAACAAGAGGAGTCTGCACAGACCGATTTTTTCGCCTGAGGTGGTTCGCAGCCACCGATTCGTTTGGCGTCGGAATAAAGGATGAATGAGGAAAAGATGGACGAGAAGGAACCTGCCTTACGCACTGTCCGAGTTGAAATTGGTACGGACCGATTCCAAATTCAGACAGACTTGACCGATGCTGAACTCTCTGCGATAGTCACCTATGTGACGAAAAAGATGCAGGCCTATGTAAGTTCGGACGCCCGCATGGATATGCGAAAGCAGCTCTTGCTGATGGCGATGGATATCACGTCGGAACTTTTCGACATGAAACGCCGTCACGCGAGATACAAAGATTATTACCTCGAAAGCCAAAAAGTGGCCCAGGTATTGTCTTCCATGTTGGACGATGAACTTGCAAAAATCGATCCAATGTCCGATATGACAAAGAAATGACAAAATTGTGGAAAGAAAAAGACACGAAAACGTTGTACGATTTCTTTTTGCAGGCTATATTATAGGTAGGCATCCATCGGAAGTTATGCCCGATCTAACAAGATTCAATCAGCTCCGAACTCTTTCTTGAATGTTTATGCCCGGTCGCTTGACCCTGAAAAACTGCAAAGGAAGGAGGGCTATCTTTTTACAAGAGTAGCTTCGAGCGTATAGACCCGATAGGATGCCAAATTTTAAAGCAAAAAGGACCGGCGAAATGCCGGCCTTTTTTGTTGAATCCTTTTTTGAAGTAGAAATCAATTCCTCTGGTAAATGCGCAGTCCAAAGAGCGGAAGCTTTGCCATGAGGAAGTCCACGACGTTTGATCCGAAAGTTTCGTATTCGGCCCAGGAAGTAATCTTGGTGAACATATAGATTTCGAGCGGAATGCCATAACCCTTCGATTCGAGTTCACGGGCAAAGTGCGTCTTTTGCGGATCGACATCGTCTAAGGAGCGGATGTAGGTCGTGGCGAAGGAGCGGAAGAGTTCCATGTTCACGACCTGATCCTTGGCGGTCATTTTTTCGAGGCGAGATCCGAGCATGGCGAGAACGGTCTTGTCGGCTTTGAGGGCTTCGATCTGCGATTCGTTTAAGTAGCCGAGCATTCTGCCGTCGATGAGAATGGAACGTTGAATGCGGCGGCGTCCGGATTCTTGCATGGTGCGCCAGTTTTTAAAAGTCGTGGAGACAATCGTGTAGGCGGGGAGAATGCTTGTCGTATTGTCCCAGTTTTGAATGCGGATGCTCGTGAGAGAAACGTAGTCCACGATACCATTGATGTTTTCCTTGGGAATCTCGATCCAGTCGCCTGTACGGACAAGGTCGAGAATCGCGATCTGGACGCCTGCCGTAAAGCCGAGAATCGAATCCTTAAAGACCAGCATGAAGACGGCGGCGAGAGCGCCGAGGCCCGAAAGAAGTATGACCGGGCTCTTGTTTGTGACCTGCGAAATCACGAGGATCGTGCAA
Coding sequences within it:
- a CDS encoding mechanosensitive ion channel family protein, producing the protein MIELFQQYKAFLILCGIAVMSLYISRYTFMPIFKKIAKRSKGQFDDLLVKHHAIERFAHIIPAIILYRGLPSVLTDSADLFQILITLNNIYFIVVGYLIYDSCLRAIADLILLNPKKQGIPIQGVCQAGLLLGFLICTILVISQVTNKSPVILLSGLGALAAVFMLVFKDSILGFTAGVQIAILDLVRTGDWIEIPKENINGIVDYVSLTSIRIQNWDNTTSILPAYTIVSTTFKNWRTMQESGRRRIQRSILIDGRMLGYLNESQIEALKADKTVLAMLGSRLEKMTAKDQVVNMELFRSFATTYIRSLDDVDPQKTHFARELESKGYGIPLEIYMFTKITSWAEYETFGSNVVDFLMAKLPLFGLRIYQRN
- the cmk gene encoding (d)CMP kinase — its product is MNTKKHIIIAIDGPSGTGKSTTAKIVAKDLGITYLDTGAMYRAITFAALEKGVAPTNKAGIDQLLQSTKIRFDNNNQIVINGINREKEIRGKQVSEAVSPYSAIPEVRSVLTQWQREIAGERSCILDGRDIGTVVFPNADFKFFLVTDLKVRAERRYQECLQKGIAMTLEEIEKNLAERDRIDSSRATAPLKKADDAIEIDTTQLSIEQQVKKIEDRVGVVA
- a CDS encoding cell division protein ZapA, giving the protein MNEEKMDEKEPALRTVRVEIGTDRFQIQTDLTDAELSAIVTYVTKKMQAYVSSDARMDMRKQLLLMAMDITSELFDMKRRHARYKDYYLESQKVAQVLSSMLDDELAKIDPMSDMTKK
- a CDS encoding acyltransferase family protein, encoding MIKRIQELDVLRILAMLFVITYHFAVEYGFAGIPVMNLFCTTPNYDFGNVAVTIFLILSGGLLYKKYGDLLNAPSKEISLQRFYKKRALAIYPPFWILSLYIPFSLLRHALTDGNTFALAHPLTLLLTLIGFDGYVKLYGVSTYAFCGDWFVGAIVFLYLLYPLLAKVYRKAPIVTLSVLTVLYALQFWIPAPNFLLSAYPFTLLFKFCLGFALVENLEKLRSSRTAIISAIVFIVLSFIDIPGSLNTDCFGTIAAIALFVFGFYLAPSLLRNKAVGTSVQKIAPLSYCVFLVQHVAILWSQAAYIQLFAKLHLRFTEWNVAALLAVTILLILLIAYLLNKVTRKALTFL
- a CDS encoding 30S ribosomal protein S1 encodes the protein MSTKLKFGTDADLQEILEAEKELGSIGTNEAAEAYAGMEGLEAGKVVTGKISQVNDQEVLVDVNFKSEGVISRNEFKEGEIPEVGSEIEVFIEKLEDDDGRLVLSKQKADFVRVWERIHQAFENNEIVRGTLTKRIKGGVVVDLFGIDAFLPGSQIDLRQIPDINALIGQDFDLKVIKVNKARRNIVVSRRVVLEEQRNSQRDKVLDTLDKGQVRKGIVKNITDFGAFIDLGGVDGLLHITDMSYKRISHPSEIVKLGDEVEVMVLDFNDKKERISLGMKQLKPHPWKDVAARYPEGMVVKGKVVSITDYGAFVELEDGIEGLIHVSEMSWTQHVKHPSKILAVGQEVEAVVLKVEEEQERISLGLKQLEEDPWEHIDDELPPGARVVGEIRNLASFGAFVEIKDGVDGLIHVSDMSWTKKINHPSEMVKKGDKVECVVLAVDKEKRRISLSMKHLTEDPWDSVEKAFPVDSEVKGKIVRLLDRGVVVELPNGLEGFIPVSKLTAEYIKVPADAFKVGDEVPAAVTEIDQNNRKIYLSVVDYFKNRESAELKAWMDSHKPGENGTTIAEAVAPAKKSKKSEEEA
- a CDS encoding TraB/GumN family protein, producing the protein MSEICENTDIHRITRADGKEFILVGTAHISQESKDLVAKAISEVHPDTVCVELDEGRLKSLEDPDRWKKTDLRKIIREHQLGTLIANLVLGSYQKRMGLQTGVRPGAELYGAILNAREANIPTLLADRDIKVTLRRTWSCTPWYRKFSLIASLFASLFDKTEVSEEELRKIKSQDSLSTMMQEFGKTFPEVKTVLIDERDQYLASRIRNAPGNRVLAVVGAGHITGIRKIIEEDSSLPSEESLCEIKPPSSLFKIIGWTITAAIILSVVFVGFQSGLEKAGELTLNWFLFTGGGAMLGAIVAGAHPLAMLTALVMAPFTGLTPLIGVGFFVALVQVYMRPPRVSEFETVSVDIWKVSRWWRNRVTRVILCFLLPGFPAIIGKIIALVGIYKAF